A single Loxodonta africana isolate mLoxAfr1 chromosome 12, mLoxAfr1.hap2, whole genome shotgun sequence DNA region contains:
- the CDR2 gene encoding cerebellar degeneration-related protein 2 isoform X2, with translation MNAKTVIYYEYLTKQVELLRQMNEQHAKVYEQLDVTARELEETNQKLVADSKASQQKILSLTETIECLQTNIDHLHSQVEELKSSGQGRRKQGRCEQQRAAPSFSCLKELYDLRQHFVYDHVFAEKITSLQSQRSPDEEENEHLKKTVTMLQAQLSLERQKRVTMEEEYGLVLKENSELEQQLGAMDAYQARARELEAEVAEMRQMLQSEHPLGNGVEKLVSDSLFVPFKEPGQSLLEEMFLTVPEAPRKPLKRSSSETVLSSLAGGDIVKGHEETCIRRAKAVKQRGISLLHEVDTQYSALKVKYEELLKKCQQEQDSLSHKAVQTSRAPAKDLSGVKAQPEPGAGSWELISVTPEPIDSPTAATPPEYKVLFKEIFSCIKKTKQEIDEQRTKYRSLSSHS, from the exons TATCTGACCAAACAGGTGGAGCTTCTACGGCAGATGAATGAGCAACATGCAAAGGTTTATGAGCAATTAGATGTCACAGCGAGGGAACTGGAAGAAACAAATCAAAAACTAGTTGCTGACAGCAAGGCTTCACAGCAAAAGATTCTGAG TCTGACTGAAACGATTGAATGCCTACAAACCAACATTGATCATCTTCACAGCCAAGTGGAGGAGCTGAAGTCATCTGGCCAAGGGAGAAGGAAGCAGGGGAGATGTGAGCAGCAGAGAGCGGCGCCCAGCTTCTCGTGTCTGAAAGAGCTGTATGACCTTCGCCA ACACTTTGTGTATGATCATGTGTTTGCTGAGAAGATAACTTCCTTGCAAAGTCAGCGAAGCCCtgatgaagaagaaaatgaacaCTTGAAAAAAACAGTGACAATGTTACAGGCCCAGCTGAGCCTGGAGCGGCAGAAGCGGGTGACTATGGAGGAGGAATATGGGCTTGTGCTAAAGGAGAACAGTGAACTAGAACAGCAGCTGGGGGCCATGGATGCCTACCAAGCACGGGCACGGGAGCTGGAGGCTGAGGTGGCCGAGATGCGGCAGATGCTGCAGTCGGAGCACCCTTTGGGGAATGGGGTTGAGAAGCTGGTGTCAGACTCGCTGTTTGTCCCTTTCAAAGAGCCTGGCCAGAGTCTGCTGGAGGAGATGTTCCTAACTGTGCCGGAAGCACCTAGAAAGCCTCTCAAGCGCAGCAGCAGTGAGACGGTCCTGAGCAGCTTGGCGGGGGGTGACATCGTGAAGGGCCATGAGGAGACCTGCATCAGGAGGGCCAAGGCTGTGAAGCAGAGGGGCATCTCCCTTCTGCATGAAGTGGACACTCAGTACAGCGCCCTGAAGGTGAAGTATGAAGAGCTGCTGAAGAAGTGCCAGCAGGAACAGGACTCCCTGTCACACAAGGCTGTGCagacctccagggctccagccaaGGACCTGTCTGGAGTGAAGGCCCAGCCTGAGCCCGGCGCTGGAAGCTGGGAGCTGATCTCTGTTACCCCAGAGCCCATCGATTCCCCCACTGCTGCAACGCCTCCAGAATACAAAGTGCTTTTTAAGGAGATCTTTAGTTGCATCAAGAAAACCAAGCAGGAGATAGATGAACAGAGAACAAAATACCGGTCTCTCTCCTCTCATTCTTAA